A single genomic interval of Ammospiza nelsoni isolate bAmmNel1 chromosome 25, bAmmNel1.pri, whole genome shotgun sequence harbors:
- the LAPTM5 gene encoding lysosomal-associated transmembrane protein 5 isoform X3, whose protein sequence is MSPQTPPEPPKCCCFNIKTATVALGIFHMVMSILLLIEYSLEVANGKGFCKDLEKDYYRIADITTSFLLILMLFVISFHLLLGVLKMRERFLIPFLALQVIDFLLSLLTMFSSYIQVPAIISVSSLGHTQGHSRTPLLALQLLDFCLSILTLCSSYMEVPTFLSLKPVESGGSLPALEKLPAEEYVKVMITFTIAFVAVLALKAYMFKCVLSCFKFIKASRREEVKVEPHAVEKAMLPSYEEALELPSKDCPPPYVAI, encoded by the exons ATgagcccccaaaccccccctgagccccccaaatgctgctgcttcaaCATCAAGACAGCAACAGTGGCCCTGGGGATCTTCCACATG GTCATGAGCATTCTGCTGCTGATCGAGTATTCCCTGGAGGTGGCCAACGGGAAGGGCTTCTGCAAAGACCTGGAGAAGGATTACTACAGAATTG CTGATATCACCACCAGTTTCCTGCTGATCCTCATGTTGTTTGTCATCAGCTTCCACCTCCTGCTCGGGGTGCTCAAG atGAGGGAGCGGTTCCTGATCCCCTTCCTGGCTCTGCAAGTCATTGATTTCCTCCTGAGCCTCCTGACCATGTTCAGCTCCTACATCCAGGTGCCAGCGATAATCTCCGTGTCCTCCCTGGGCCACACG CAGGGCCACTCCAGGACTCCCCTGCTGGCgctgcagctgctggatttCTGCCTGAGCATCCTCACCCTGTGCAGCTCCTACATGGAGGTGCCAACCTTCCTCAGCCTCAAGCCTGTGGAGAGTGGG ggctctctgccagccctggagaAGCTGCCAGCGGAGGAATATGTCAAAGTGATGATCACCTTCACCATCGCCTTCGTGGCTGTGCTCGCCCTCAAG gcCTACATGTTCAAGTGTGTCCTGAGCTGCTTCAAGTTCATCAAagccagcaggagggaggaggtgaAAGTGGAGCCACACGCAGTGGAAAAG GCTATGCTGCCATCCTATGAGGAAGCCCTGGAATTGCCTTCCAAGGATTGTCCCCCTCCCTACGTGGCCatctga